One Rosa chinensis cultivar Old Blush chromosome 5, RchiOBHm-V2, whole genome shotgun sequence genomic region harbors:
- the LOC112168188 gene encoding uncharacterized protein LOC112168188 isoform X1, whose translation MMLAVVEAAQSHRHSVSDVSVSDESTFDSCGSDCCSLEGVDLESGVLELKNKVVVHLSKVERICRICHLGFEGGGLDSSGLPIDLGCSCKGDLGAAHKQCAETWFKIKGDTICEICGVVAFNIVGEQINEANGAIAPTSPSTQPAASVIMVETQTMWHGRRIMNFLLACMIIAFVISWLFHFKIL comes from the exons ATGATGTTGGCTGTTGTTGAAGCTGCGCAGAGTCACAGGCATTCTGTGAGTGACGTGTCCGTTTCGGATGAGTCCACGTTTGATTCTTGTGGGTCGGATTGTTGTTCTTTGGAGGGTGTGGATTTGGAGAGTGGGGTTTTGGAGCTGAAGAATAAGGTGGTGGTGCATTTGAGTAAGGTTGAGAGAATTTGTAGAATTTGCCACTTGGGTTTTGAGGGTGGTGGGTTGGACTCTTCTGGGCTTCCAATTGACTTGGGATGTTCTTGCAAGGGTGATTTGGGTGCTGCTCATAAGCAATGTGCTGAGACTTGGTTCAAGATCAAGGGTGATAC AATCTGCGAGATCTGTGGTGTCGTTGCATTTAACATAGTTGGTGAGCAGATCAACGAGGCAAATGGAGCCATCGCCCCAACATCCCCTTCAACACAACCAGCAGCATCTGTGATCATGGTTGAAACCCAAACCATGTGGCATGGCCGCCGCATTATGAATTTCCTGCTTGCTTGCATGATCATTGCCTTTGTTATTTCATGGCTTTTCCACTTCAAAATACTATAA
- the LOC112168188 gene encoding uncharacterized protein LOC112168188 isoform X2, with translation MMLAVVEAAQSHRHSVSDVSVSDESTFDSCGSDCCSLEGVDLESGVLELKNKVVVHLSKVERICRICHLGFEGGGLDSSGLPIDLGCSCKGDLGAAHKQCAETWFKIKGDTSTRQMEPSPQHPLQHNQQHL, from the exons ATGATGTTGGCTGTTGTTGAAGCTGCGCAGAGTCACAGGCATTCTGTGAGTGACGTGTCCGTTTCGGATGAGTCCACGTTTGATTCTTGTGGGTCGGATTGTTGTTCTTTGGAGGGTGTGGATTTGGAGAGTGGGGTTTTGGAGCTGAAGAATAAGGTGGTGGTGCATTTGAGTAAGGTTGAGAGAATTTGTAGAATTTGCCACTTGGGTTTTGAGGGTGGTGGGTTGGACTCTTCTGGGCTTCCAATTGACTTGGGATGTTCTTGCAAGGGTGATTTGGGTGCTGCTCATAAGCAATGTGCTGAGACTTGGTTCAAGATCAAGGGTGATAC ATCAACGAGGCAAATGGAGCCATCGCCCCAACATCCCCTTCAACACAACCAGCAGCATCTGTGA
- the LOC112168189 gene encoding uncharacterized protein LOC112168189, which translates to MASSLAQRALTDRTVGLLRFTSSFVRSFSTASPNPTDAAAAGSSPPVATKPKKRKKKNLFEVAQYLPNWGLGYHMAKSHWVGVSYQITKINLYKDGKHGKAWGVVHKEGLPAADAPKKISGVHKRGWRYIPSLSKSTESVPSMTKPTETAPATPEVQPA; encoded by the exons ATGGCGAGCAGTCTCGCACAGAGGGCATTGACGGATCGAACAGTAGGGTTATTGAGGTTCACGTCGAGCTTCGTCAGAAGCTTCAGCACCGCTTCGCCAAACCCTACTGACGCCGCCGCCGCCGGTTCTTCTCCTCCGGTGGCCACTAAGccgaagaagagaaagaagaagaacctGTTCGAGGTGGCACAGTATCTGCCCAATTGGGGACTTGGGTACCACATGGCTAAGAGCCACTGGGTCGGCGTCTCGTATCAGATCACCAAAATCAATCTTTACAAG GATGGTAAGCATGGAAAGGCATGGGGAGTCGTTCATAAGGAAG GCTTGCCAGCTGCAGATGCTCCCAAGAAAATAAGTGGAGTCCACAAGCGTGGTTGGAGGTACATTCCAAGCTTATCTAAGTCGACTGAAAGTGTTCCAAGTATGACTAAACCAACAGAAACTGCTCCAGCAACACCTGAAGTTCAACCAGCTTGA
- the LOC112168187 gene encoding tubulin beta chain — translation MREILHIQGGQCGNQIGAKFWEVVCAEHGIDPTGRYTGDSELQLERVNVYYNEASGGRYVPRAVLMDLEPGTMDSVRSGLYGQIFRPDNFVFGQSGAGNNWAKGHYTEGAELIDSVLDVVRKEAENCDCLQGFQVCHSLGGGTGSGMGTLLISKIREEYPDRMMMTFSVFPSPKVSDTVVEPYNATLSVHQLVENADECMVLDNEALYDICFRTLKLTTPSFGDLNHLISATMSGVTCCLRFPGQLNSDLRKLAVNLIPFPRLHFFMVGFAPLTSRGSQQYRALTVPELTQQMWDSKNMMCAADPRHGRYLTASAMFRGKMSTKEVDDQMMNVQNKNSSYFVEWIPNNVKSTVCDIPPTGLKMASTFIGNSTSIQEMFRRVSEQFTAMFRRKAFLHWYTGEGMDEMEFTEAESNMNDLVSEYQQYQDATADEDEYEDEQGEYEEEM, via the exons ATGCGAGAGATTCTTCACATTCAGGGAGGCCAATGCGGCAACCAGATCGGAGCCAAGTTCTGGGAGGTCGTCTGCGCCGAGCACGGCATCGACCCAACCGGAAGATACACCGGCGACTCCGAGCTTCAGCTTGAGAGGGTGAACGTCTACTACAACGAAGCCAGCGGCGGGAGGTATGTTCCACGCGCCGTCCTCATGGATCTGGAGCCTGGGACCATGGACAGCGTCAGATCTGGACTCTACGGTCAGATCTTCCGTCCTGACAACTTCGTCTTCGGTCAGTCCGGTGCGGGAAACAACTGGGCCAAAGGTCACTACACCGAGGGGGCTGAGTTGATCGATTCGGTTCTTGATGTGGTGCGAAAGGAGGCCGAGAACTGTGATTGCTTGCAAG GGTTCCAGGTGTGCCATTCTTTGGGTGGTGGTACTGGATCTGGAATGGGAACACTTCTGATTTCAAAGATTAGGGAGGAGTACCCAGATCGGATGATGATGACTTTCTCTGTGTTCCCATCTCCCAAGGTCTCAGATACTGTTGTGGAGCCTTACAATGCTACTTTGTCTGTTCATCAGCTTGTAGAGAATGCAGATGAGTGTATGGTGCTTGACAATGAGGCTCTCTATGACATTTGCTTCCGCACGCTTAAACTCACTACCCCCAGCT TTGGTGATTTGAATCACTTGATCTCTGCAACAATGTCTGGAGTTACATGCTGCCTAAGGTTCCCTGGACAGCTTAACTCTGATTTGCGCAAGCTTGCTGTTAACCTCATCCCCTTCCCTCGTCTTCACTTTTTCATGGTCGGTTTTGCTCCTCTGACCTCAAGAGGGTCTCAGCAGTACAGAGCTTTGACTGTCCCAGAACTCACCCAGCAAATGTGGGattccaagaacatgatgtgtgCTGCTGATCCCCGACATGGAAGGTACCTCACAGCATCAGCCATGTTCCGTGGTAAGATGAGCACCAAGGAAGTGGATGACCAGATGATGAATGTGCAGAACAAGAACTCTTCCTACTTTGTTGAGTGGATCCCCAACAACGTCAAGTCAACAGTCTGTGACATCCCACCAACTGGTCTCAAGATGGCATCAACTTTCATTGGAAACTCTACATCCATTCAAGAGATGTTCAGGAGGGTGAGTGAGCAGTTCACTGCTATGTTCAGGAGGAAGGCTTTCTTGCATTGGTACACTGGTGAAGGCATGGACGAGATGGAATTCACTGAAGCTGAGAGCAACATGAATGATCTGGTGTCAGAATATCAGCAGTACCAGGATGCCACCGCTGATGAGGACGAGTATGAAGATGAACAGGGAGAGTATGAGGAGGAAATGTAA